Proteins co-encoded in one Malus sylvestris chromosome 7, drMalSylv7.2, whole genome shotgun sequence genomic window:
- the LOC126629885 gene encoding golgin candidate 3-like, with protein sequence MWSTIANLKENLNKMAQDVHDDEDDDEEYEIYAINGSQASSLSDRRNSHSFAHSKSPSRSPIPNGIDFPFSPEIEQYKAEIKRLQESEAEIKALSKSYAVLLKEKEDQTFRLSKENGLLKQNLDSTTASLNASRNENHKAAANGVNVLKGSSNQLPNRQHKVTSPAKIGHSGHQKQNGVVHTQDDISNGISQLSDIQGSERELADLQEENNRSPAAVLATAEMKKLRMELEKERNQSENMHQKLQEQQKLNKEIQEELKFLKLDREKTSVEISKISNELNEKMAEINRLQMELNRWEDENANNGAKSLKRLIANLQKENNSLKVEKNELEGALKVGRTASEMQTVESSESFPGKEEMEKSLREFDKNLKETRLERDKALQQLSRLKQHLLEKESEESEKMDEDSKIIEELRESNEYQRAQIIHLEKALKQAIANQDQFKMSNNNEIQKSKEVIDDLNKRLESCMSTIDDKNVELLNLQTALGQYYAEIEAKEHLEGDLSRAREESAKLSRLLKEADHQAEASKKEKEEILSKLSRAEKIVVDWKSRVNKLEEDNAKLRRAVEQSMTRLNRMSVDSDYLVDRRIVIKLLVTYFQRNHSKEVLDLMARMLGFSDEDKQRIGVSQGAGKGVVRGVFSLPGRLVGGILGGSSAGLSANAAADNQSFADLWVDFLLKETEERERRELADGSGRSDEDSYRTPSKAHMGPDPNHRTTTSGSEPGFSRSNISPIQNTSSAPFGSNFREHSDSEFSTVPLTWSESNQYASRMLPRY encoded by the exons ATGTGGAGCACGATTGCGAACCTGAAGGAGAATCTCAACAAGATGGCTCAGGACGTGCACGACGACGAAGACGACGACGAAGAGTACGAGATCTACGCTATCAATGGAAGCCAAGCTTCTTCCTTATCTGATCGGAGGAATTCCCACAGCTTCGCCCATTCCAAGTCCCCCTCGCGCTCTCCGATCCCCAATGGCATCGATTTCCCATTTAGTCCCGag aTTGAACAATACAAAGCGGAAATTAAGAGGCTTCAAGAATCCGAGGCAGAAATAAAAGCATTATCAAAAAGCTATGCAGTTCTGTTAAAGGAAAAAGAG GATCAAACTTTCAGACTGAGTAAAGAAAATGGCTTATTGAAACAGAATCTGGACTCAACAACTGCATCTCTGAATGCATCTAGAAACGAAAATCACAAAGCAGCTGCGAATGGAGTCAACGTGCTCAAG GGAAGCAGTAATCAGTTGCCCAACAGACAGCATAAAGTGACAAGTCCAGCAAAAATTGGACACTCTGGACATCAGAAACAGAATGGTGTTGTCCATACACAAGACGATATAAGCAATGGGATTTCTCAGCTTTCAGATATTCAAGGGAGTGAAAGG GAGCTTGCAGATTTACAAGAAGAGAATAATAGGTCCCCAGCAGCAGTGCTAGCTACTGCTGAGATGAAAAAATTGCGGATGGAACTTGAAAAAGAACGCAATCAGTCGGAAAATATGCATCAAAAGTTACAAG AACAACAGAAATTGAATAAAGAAATCCAGGAAGAGCTCAAATTTCTGAAGTTGGATAGAGAAAAG ACCTCCGTCGAGATTAGCAAAATAAGCAATGAGTTGAATGAGAAAATGGCTGAGATAAATCGACTGCAAATGGAGTTGAATAGATGGGAGGATGAAAATGCAAATAATGGTGCAAAGAGTTTGAAAAGGTTAATTGCAAACCTGCAGAAGGAAAATAATAGTCTTAAG GTGGAGAAAAATGAACTTGAGGGTGCTTTGAAAGTGGGCAGGACCGCAAGTGAAATGCAG ACGGTAGAATCTTCAGAAAGTTTTCctggaaaggaagaaatggaGAAATCGTTACGAGagtttgataaaaatttgaaggaaacACGTCTTGAAAGGGACAAAGCATTGCAACAATTGTCACGCCTTAAACAGCATTTGTTAGAAAAG GAATCTGAAGAGTCTGAAAAAATGGATGAAGACAGCAAAATTATTGAAGAACTCCGAGAAAGTAACGAATATCAAAGAGCTCAAATAATACATTTGGAGAAAGCTTTGAAGCAGGCAATAGCAAATCAGGACCAATTCAAGATGAGCAACAACAATGAAATTCAGAAATCAAAGGAAGTTATTGATGATCTAAATAAAAGACTTGAAAGCTGTATGAGCACAATAGATGACAAAAATGTTGAACTTTTGAATCTTCAAACTGCTCTTGGTCAGTACTATGCTGAAATTGAAGCTAAG GAACATTTGGAAGGAGATTTGTCTCGGGCAAGAGAAGAGTCAGCTAAGCTTTCTCGGCTCTTGAAA GAAGCGGATCATCAGGCGGAAGCatcaaagaaggagaaggaagaaatttTGTCCAAGCTTTCACGAGCTGAAAAAATAGTAGTAGATTGGAAAAGCAGAGTAAATAAACTTGAGGAAGACAATGCAAAATTACGCCGAGCTGTTGAGCAGAGCATGACCAGGCTTAATAGGATGTCGGTAGATTCAGATTATCTTGTTGACAG ACGCATTGTGATCAAATTACTGGTGACCTACTTCCAGAGAAACCACAGTAAAGAG GTTCTGGATCTTATGGCTCGCATGCTGGGATTCTCAGATGAAGACAAGCAGAGAATAGGTGTCTCTCAAGGTGCGGGCAAAGGTGTTGTTCGTGGAGTTTTCTCTCTGCCCGGGCGCCTTGTTGGGGGAATTTTGGGAGGCAGCTCAGCTGGATTATCTGCAAATGCAGCTGCTGATAACCAG TCCTTTGCAGATCTGTGGGTTGATTTTCTTCTTAAGGAAActgaagaaagggagagaagggAGTTGGCAGATGGTTCAGGCAGATCTGACGAAGATTCATATAGAACTCCAAGCAAGGCACACATGGGTCCGGATCCCAACCACAGGACGACAACTAGCGGGTCTGAGCCTGGTTTCTCAAGAAGTAATATATCACCAATCCAAAACACAAGTTCCGCACCTTTTGGCAGTAATTTTCGGGAGCATTCTGATTCCGAATTCTCAACGGTTCCTCTCACATGGTCAGAAAGCAATCAATACGCCTCAAGAATGCTTCCTAGATATTGA